A section of the Prochlorococcus marinus XMU1402 genome encodes:
- a CDS encoding PAP/fibrillin family protein, translated as MESEDDLLNLLLKSPNSESIKTIAEQLEVDHNFSFSEDRNDLKGVWELRWSSSNSPFLKYSPFIDNLQILDPFNLNGLNLLKPRGIKSIIGTGILIRLNYINEKKIGVKFTHAGVIGPKFGRKNIKAMKEINNEQLGWLEITYLSNKLRICRGDKGTLFVLRKINSPTLFKNFKEFIKIY; from the coding sequence ATGGAATCCGAAGATGATTTATTAAATTTACTTCTTAAATCTCCGAATTCAGAAAGTATAAAGACTATTGCCGAACAACTTGAAGTTGATCATAATTTTTCCTTTAGCGAAGACAGAAATGATTTAAAAGGTGTTTGGGAGCTTAGGTGGAGTAGTTCTAATAGTCCTTTTTTAAAATATTCACCTTTTATAGATAACCTTCAAATTCTTGATCCCTTTAATTTAAATGGTCTTAATTTACTTAAACCTAGAGGAATAAAATCAATTATCGGTACAGGTATTTTAATAAGACTTAATTACATAAATGAAAAAAAAATTGGGGTCAAATTTACACATGCTGGTGTTATAGGTCCTAAATTTGGAAGAAAAAATATAAAGGCTATGAAAGAAATAAATAACGAACAATTAGGGTGGTTAGAGATAACTTATTTAAGTAATAAGCTTAGAATCTGCAGGGGTGATAAAGGCACTTTATTTGTTTTAAGAAAAATAAATTCACCTACTTTGTTCAAGAATTTTAAGGAATTTATTAAAATCTATTAA
- a CDS encoding DUF1330 domain-containing protein: MTKSYWLKKISIPNADLFLEYIRTVLPWIKSVGGVIVKRDLIQESTSNEWDGGQLGLVIEFESKFAAKKAFYSEVFQKYLQSRDLMELVTISTL; encoded by the coding sequence ATGACAAAGAGCTATTGGCTAAAGAAAATTTCAATTCCAAATGCTGATTTATTTCTGGAATATATTAGGACAGTATTGCCTTGGATTAAATCTGTGGGAGGAGTAATAGTGAAAAGAGATTTAATACAAGAATCAACCTCAAATGAATGGGATGGAGGGCAACTTGGATTAGTAATAGAATTCGAATCAAAATTTGCTGCTAAAAAAGCATTTTATTCTGAAGTATTTCAAAAATATCTGCAGTCCAGAGATTTAATGGAACTAGTTACTATAAGTACTCTTTAA
- a CDS encoding Nif11 family protein, producing MSDKDLSNFLKKIEQLNQIAELIKINPSKKLSLSKCKNHDEVIRLTTEWGFDIGKRWGEY from the coding sequence ATGTCAGATAAAGATCTAAGTAATTTTCTAAAAAAAATAGAGCAACTTAATCAAATTGCTGAGCTAATAAAAATTAATCCTAGTAAAAAGTTATCCCTTTCAAAATGCAAGAATCATGATGAAGTAATTAGATTAACCACTGAATGGGGTTTTGATATTGGTAAAAGGTGGGGAGAATATTAA
- a CDS encoding pilus assembly protein — MKEIGEIKSNIYKIAAVTDRGQRLNKLISPMYEEKANEMDELIDALKDFSFEISEKLLSGEWELIFSNVELFRSSPFFLAIEKALNDEFKSNLFFKLHQLQVGSYGISTIGRIAQKIDFEKKEFISTFDTTIFGLTTIPILGWFKLLPTFGGRVITLASDLVLRNNLLDMNLQMTKVSKVDGLNKIPLFSELLMDRWYPVKEVWNKLPWNKESPNCQVSIVYLDDEMRIMQDMYGSIFIYIRPSISLLN, encoded by the coding sequence ATGAAAGAAATTGGAGAGATAAAGTCAAATATATATAAAATAGCTGCTGTTACAGATAGAGGGCAAAGATTAAATAAATTAATTTCTCCTATGTATGAGGAAAAAGCTAATGAAATGGATGAATTGATTGATGCTCTTAAAGACTTTAGTTTTGAAATATCAGAAAAATTATTGTCTGGAGAGTGGGAATTGATTTTTTCTAATGTTGAATTATTTCGAAGTTCTCCTTTCTTCCTTGCTATTGAAAAGGCATTAAATGATGAATTTAAAAGTAATCTTTTTTTTAAATTACATCAATTGCAAGTAGGATCCTATGGCATATCAACTATTGGGAGAATTGCTCAAAAGATTGATTTTGAAAAAAAAGAATTTATATCTACTTTTGACACTACAATATTTGGGCTTACAACTATTCCTATCTTAGGTTGGTTCAAACTATTGCCTACTTTTGGTGGAAGAGTCATAACCCTGGCAAGTGATTTAGTTTTAAGGAATAATTTACTTGATATGAACTTACAAATGACAAAAGTTTCCAAAGTTGATGGACTTAATAAGATTCCATTATTTAGTGAATTACTTATGGATAGATGGTATCCAGTTAAAGAGGTATGGAATAAGTTACCTTGGAATAAAGAATCGCCAAATTGCCAGGTTTCAATTGTATATTTAGACGATGAAATGAGAATTATGCAGGATATGTATGGGTCTATTTTTATTTATATAAGGCCTTCAATTTCCTTGTTGAATTAA
- a CDS encoding OsmC family protein codes for MTKVKCSYLGNLNCEAIHLQSGSLIRTDAPLDHCGKGESFSPTDLLATSLGTCLLTIMAIKANSKGFDLKGIYLNIEKVMTQNSERKIKELVIDIFIPESTSNETIDFLKKASKECPVTRNLSQEIDIKISWHHE; via the coding sequence ATGACTAAAGTTAAATGTTCTTATTTAGGAAATTTAAACTGTGAGGCTATTCATCTACAATCTGGAAGTCTTATTAGAACTGATGCACCTTTAGATCACTGCGGTAAAGGTGAAAGTTTTTCCCCAACTGATTTATTAGCAACATCTCTAGGTACTTGCCTGCTAACCATCATGGCAATCAAAGCCAATTCGAAAGGCTTTGATTTGAAAGGTATATATTTAAATATTGAAAAAGTAATGACACAAAATAGCGAGAGGAAGATAAAAGAACTAGTAATAGATATTTTTATACCAGAGAGCACTTCTAATGAAACTATTGATTTTTTGAAAAAAGCTTCCAAAGAATGTCCAGTTACAAGAAATTTATCTCAAGAAATAGATATTAAAATTAGTTGGCATCATGAATAA
- a CDS encoding DUF1499 domain-containing protein, translated as MQILLLAILICSSFIFPSSSFASHIELKPCVEIAHCVREEWEVNNIEKPFEEIKTFIENTPRTEIVEIDGDYLHAEATSKWMKYVDDLEVSFLPESNILSIRSESRVGESDLGVNQKRVDLLKSKMF; from the coding sequence ATGCAAATACTTCTTTTAGCAATTTTAATTTGTTCAAGCTTTATATTCCCTTCTTCATCATTTGCCTCACATATAGAACTAAAACCTTGTGTAGAGATTGCTCATTGTGTACGAGAAGAATGGGAAGTAAATAATATTGAGAAACCTTTTGAAGAGATTAAAACATTTATCGAAAACACTCCAAGAACTGAGATTGTAGAAATTGATGGCGATTATCTTCATGCTGAGGCAACCAGTAAATGGATGAAGTATGTAGACGACTTAGAAGTTTCCTTTTTACCTGAATCAAACATCTTATCAATAAGATCAGAATCAAGAGTTGGAGAAAGTGATTTGGGAGTGAATCAAAAAAGAGTTGATTTACTAAAATCTAAAATGTTTTAA
- a CDS encoding metal ABC transporter permease — MSFINNNWWLVPLIITIFSGILCPAMGTVLITHKRLLQVNLISHCVLPGLALALALGIHPSIGGVISGLLGSVIAESLTNRKSENYEAVMNTILAGMLGFGVLIIPLLGIRIDLEAVLFGDLLTANFGDLLRTLIAFLVFILLMTFGYEKVVYVGLDPEGASASGINVSLLNLALSFTTALVIVSSMSAVGVILVIALLSTPTLLGLNKAHSLRIAMMRSSFFGLCISLLGFILSIVFNLSPGPAISVICVASLLIPKLRK; from the coding sequence ATGTCTTTTATTAATAACAACTGGTGGCTGGTTCCATTAATAATAACTATATTCTCTGGGATTTTATGCCCAGCTATGGGAACTGTATTAATCACTCATAAGAGATTATTACAAGTTAATTTAATCTCTCATTGTGTGTTGCCTGGACTTGCTCTCGCATTAGCACTTGGAATTCACCCTTCAATTGGTGGTGTTATAAGTGGTCTTCTGGGCTCAGTAATTGCGGAAAGTTTAACTAATAGAAAAAGTGAAAATTATGAAGCAGTTATGAATACTATTCTTGCTGGAATGCTTGGGTTTGGTGTCCTTATAATCCCTCTACTCGGAATAAGGATTGATTTGGAGGCAGTATTATTTGGCGATTTATTGACAGCAAATTTTGGAGATTTACTTAGAACATTAATTGCTTTTTTAGTATTTATACTTTTAATGACTTTTGGATATGAAAAGGTTGTTTATGTTGGATTAGATCCAGAAGGTGCATCCGCGAGTGGTATAAACGTATCTTTATTAAATCTTGCTTTGAGTTTTACAACGGCATTAGTAATTGTTAGTTCAATGTCAGCAGTGGGAGTAATTCTTGTTATTGCTCTTCTTTCTACCCCAACACTGTTAGGGCTAAATAAGGCTCATAGTTTAAGAATTGCAATGATGAGGTCTTCATTTTTTGGATTATGTATCTCACTTCTGGGCTTTATTCTCTCTATAGTCTTTAATTTGTCGCCTGGACCTGCAATTAGTGTTATTTGTGTCGCATCTCTTTTGATTCCTAAACTTCGTAAATAA
- a CDS encoding Fur family transcriptional regulator → MIKNTRQKKILETMVTKSDITKRQEQLLEELNKCEDELSGQELHRQLITKGKSMGLTTVYRNLQILIKHGLIRSRHLPTGEVLYTPVDRDIHHLTCVQCGETSKMEGCPVKDIHVPKKNPRKFQLLFHTLEYFGLCQNCYQAQN, encoded by the coding sequence ATGATCAAAAATACGAGGCAAAAAAAGATTTTGGAAACAATGGTAACTAAGTCTGACATTACCAAAAGACAAGAACAACTTCTTGAAGAACTTAATAAATGCGAGGATGAATTGAGCGGTCAAGAATTGCATAGGCAGTTGATCACAAAAGGCAAATCTATGGGGTTGACCACTGTTTATAGAAATCTGCAAATCTTGATAAAGCATGGATTAATTCGTTCTAGACATCTCCCAACAGGAGAGGTTCTTTACACTCCCGTAGACAGAGATATTCATCATTTGACCTGTGTTCAATGCGGAGAGACGTCGAAAATGGAAGGTTGTCCTGTTAAAGATATTCATGTCCCTAAAAAAAATCCAAGAAAGTTTCAACTTTTGTTTCATACACTCGAATATTTTGGCCTTTGCCAAAACTGTTATCAAGCTCAAAATTAA
- a CDS encoding ABC transporter ATP-binding protein: MATLVAENLTFAYTEKSKPALNKVSVEIKPGTLTALVGPNGAGKSTLLRILQGQNTPDKGEIKIDGENLYRSRALVALMPQRSSMNWKFPITVEKLVSLGQIKYSKSRSNNPFQIKALLEYPNSWINKCCELEATMQRVGIANLANRRLDSLSGGQQQRALLAKTLMSPAKIFLLDEPCAALDPPAKEDFLKIVRQLADAGLSLLVSSHDWGESLNNYDQVIVLDKSVLAVGSPDQIKDKLDAINISSIKENNFCD, encoded by the coding sequence ATGGCTACTTTAGTCGCTGAAAATTTAACATTTGCATACACAGAAAAAAGTAAGCCAGCTTTAAATAAGGTATCGGTTGAGATTAAACCTGGAACTCTAACAGCGCTAGTAGGTCCAAATGGTGCCGGTAAATCCACTCTTTTGAGGATATTGCAAGGACAAAATACTCCAGATAAAGGCGAAATAAAAATAGACGGTGAAAATTTATATAGATCTAGAGCTCTAGTGGCACTTATGCCTCAAAGAAGTTCTATGAATTGGAAGTTTCCCATTACAGTTGAAAAATTGGTATCTCTTGGTCAAATAAAGTATTCAAAATCAAGAAGTAATAACCCCTTTCAAATCAAGGCTCTTCTAGAATATCCTAATTCTTGGATTAATAAATGTTGTGAATTAGAAGCGACAATGCAAAGAGTAGGAATTGCTAATTTAGCTAATAGAAGACTCGATTCTCTTTCAGGAGGACAGCAACAAAGAGCTCTATTAGCAAAAACTCTTATGTCCCCTGCAAAAATATTTCTTCTGGATGAACCTTGTGCGGCATTGGATCCCCCCGCAAAAGAGGACTTCCTGAAAATTGTTCGTCAACTCGCAGATGCGGGACTTTCTTTGCTAGTAAGTAGCCATGATTGGGGTGAGTCTCTAAATAACTACGATCAAGTAATCGTTCTTGATAAAAGTGTTTTAGCAGTTGGTAGTCCTGATCAAATAAAAGATAAATTAGATGCGATAAACATAAGCTCTATAAAGGAAAATAATTTCTGTGATTAG
- a CDS encoding metal ABC transporter solute-binding protein, Zn/Mn family yields the protein MSIFKRLLSNKTCSSKSIIKNSVIAGTIIFSGFGQDVMAKGKSYVAVEPLVCDLVKSIALPSDEVTCLVDRKQDVHDLKINPRQAQLLNSADKVFTLGKEMTPSMRNWESKKNTVVVGVSAIDVDDHSDHEGHDDHSDHDDHAEHSAKVDDHSDHGGHDDHSDHGGHDDHAEGAFEWAGKFQLSKGSYKWSFEKVDGEYADPAMKMVILKSNDIEGSEDLAKELLGSKDSISRKNDGTLIASNKAFVLNFDQRKESTVFNVDIKEDGEYIFFTEHMPFEFEATQHFFKDVSNSDVEPIAQVPDEGEGHHHHHDHGGLDPHVWHDPHNIIKMGDLISKSLKKDISVFNRGDRKLINERFEKADSLLEGLDSWIVEQVSSIPEENRVIVSKHKAMEYYGDAFGFETISLLDFLGDSSSLRPDNISSTLKMLDEEKVQAIFPEQIPASKLLRNLSRQSSVPLASNQIFVDGLMMDGNTVSVAVHNTCTIVDSLGGSCDKESGSNLESEWYKLSD from the coding sequence ATGTCAATTTTTAAAAGACTTTTATCAAATAAAACATGTTCAAGTAAGTCAATTATTAAAAATTCCGTAATCGCTGGAACGATTATATTTTCTGGTTTTGGGCAGGATGTAATGGCTAAAGGGAAGTCATACGTAGCAGTAGAACCACTAGTTTGTGATTTAGTTAAATCAATTGCGTTGCCATCTGACGAAGTTACATGCTTAGTAGATAGAAAACAGGATGTTCATGACTTAAAGATCAATCCAAGACAAGCTCAATTACTAAATAGCGCAGACAAAGTATTCACTCTTGGCAAAGAAATGACTCCAAGTATGAGAAATTGGGAAAGTAAAAAAAATACTGTTGTTGTAGGTGTTAGTGCAATAGACGTAGATGATCATTCTGATCATGAAGGTCACGATGACCACTCAGACCATGACGATCATGCTGAACATTCAGCTAAGGTAGATGATCATTCTGATCATGGAGGTCATGATGATCATTCAGACCATGGTGGACATGATGATCATGCTGAGGGTGCTTTCGAATGGGCAGGTAAATTCCAGCTTTCTAAGGGTTCATACAAATGGTCATTTGAAAAAGTCGATGGCGAATATGCAGATCCTGCAATGAAGATGGTGATTCTCAAATCTAATGATATAGAAGGGTCTGAAGATTTAGCCAAAGAATTATTAGGATCTAAAGACTCAATAAGCAGAAAAAATGATGGAACTTTGATAGCAAGTAATAAAGCTTTTGTTCTTAACTTCGATCAAAGAAAAGAAAGTACTGTTTTTAACGTGGATATCAAAGAAGATGGTGAATATATATTTTTTACTGAACACATGCCTTTTGAGTTTGAAGCAACTCAACACTTTTTTAAAGACGTTTCAAATAGTGATGTAGAACCAATAGCACAAGTTCCAGACGAAGGAGAGGGGCATCATCATCATCATGACCATGGAGGTCTAGATCCACATGTATGGCATGATCCACATAACATCATAAAAATGGGAGATCTTATAAGCAAAAGTTTAAAGAAAGATATTTCAGTTTTTAATAGAGGTGACAGAAAACTAATTAATGAAAGATTCGAAAAAGCTGATTCTCTCTTAGAAGGCTTAGATAGTTGGATCGTCGAACAAGTAAGCTCTATTCCTGAGGAAAACAGAGTAATTGTCTCTAAACACAAAGCAATGGAATACTACGGGGATGCATTTGGTTTTGAAACCATTAGTTTACTTGACTTTCTTGGAGACTCCTCAAGCTTAAGGCCAGACAACATAAGTTCTACTTTAAAAATGTTAGATGAAGAGAAAGTTCAGGCAATATTTCCTGAACAAATTCCAGCATCTAAGTTATTAAGGAACTTAAGTAGACAAAGTTCAGTTCCTTTAGCTTCTAATCAAATATTCGTTGATGGATTGATGATGGATGGTAATACCGTTTCAGTAGCCGTACACAACACTTGTACAATTGTTGATTCATTAGGTGGAAGCTGTGATAAAGAATCTGGCTCCAATCTTGAGTCTGAATGGTACAAACTTTCAGATTAA